The segment TGATTTGATAAATAAAGTGAAGAAAAATTTGGTTCCATTAAAGTAGATAAATAACTTACCCTAATTTTAAAGACAAATCAGAGTGAGCAGATTTTACAAACGCGAAAAAGAAAGTTTGGTTTTGTCTTTGATCTGGTGGTTCCTGTACTTACGAACACTTCTCTATTCTTATGATTTTTAAAACTTGATTAATATTATAAACTCTCTTTTTTAAGTTAAATGTGATCTATTAATCTCATTTATTAATATTAACGGTTTAAAATAATTTAAAAGATCTAATATTAATAATAATAATAATAGTTTATTTTAAAAAATAATGCATATTCCGGATTATCAATAGAAAAAGAACAATAATGTCAAGTAAAAATTAAAGCCCACGGAGTTCAAATATCATTAAAAATGATATTTTAAATAATTAGACTATATGATGCCTAAAAGCATTAATATGAATATAATGGTCCCTACAGTTATCAGTATTGTTGATAAAATCATCCCTCCAGTTAACATAAGGAAAATTTTAGCCCTTCGATCAGGGTCTTTCATGTAATCTTTTATAGGATCTTTACTCATCCCATCACCTCATTAATAATATTACCTTACTAAAAAAATATATTGAGTTGTAGTTGGAAGTTCATTTCTTAATTTCTTTATTTCATTCCCATATAAAAATAGTTCCATGGAATCTTCACCCTTTTCTAAAATTTCACAAACAATTGCAGCCTCCATTTTTCCAGAAATACGAGCTCCCGAATCGTTAGAATCCAGTTCAATATAAATAGGCAATTTCAATTTATTGTGATCCCCAATTGGGATGATTTTAGACAATCTTTCAAGTTCAATAGATTTAAATCTATGTCTATTACCATCAGCACCCACCACATGAGGCCGTTCATCTTTTAAAAGATCAGCTAAGAACTTCCTTTGGCGAGGAATGTGTCTATTTAAATTTACCACTTGCTTTTTTAATAAGCGACTAGATCGATCCAAATTATTTTTCATTACTATGAATTACGTTGACATTAATTAAGTATTATACACCACATAACAAATTTGTTTAAATTATTATCCATTAATTAATTTTATATGGCATAAATCTTAGACTAAATATTGGTGGTACCTATGGATATTAATATTGAGCAGTGCCGGGAGAATGACAAAATAAAAGAAATTATCAGTCAAAGTAAACTCCCTATTAAATACATTAAGCTTCTTTTAAGAATTTCAGATACCATCTATTTAAATGCCATTAATTACAATGTTCAGATCAATGATGGAAGTGTTTCCATTTTTTTAATTTCATCAAAGCCTGAGAACTTAACTGGTACTTTTAATACCATATCATTAACCAATGTATTTTATAAAATACGGGATATGGAACGTGAAAACAAAGACATGAATAGTACATGCAAAATAGAAGAGGATGTAATAAACATCCAAATTCAAATAGCATTAAATTGACCATGGGGGTTTGGTCCATGGATATCGATGATTATGAAAAATTAATTATAAGTACGGTTGACATAGAAATAGAAACTTCATCAATTTCTGAATCTAGAAAAACTTTATTAACTTTACATGAACGAAGAGAAATTCTTAAAGACATACAATCTAGATTAGAAAGAGATATTAGGTCTGTTGAAGTGGATTACTTAAATAAGAGAACATTTATACGCGAAGAGTTTTCCTCTACAAATTTTGAAAAATCTTCTAAAATGAAGAAAATGCTGAAAGGGGGAACTAGTTCACCTGCTCGCCGTCGTGCAAAGGCCATGAAAAATCTCGAAAAAGAAAGAAACTCTAAAATTGAAGGGTACCGCGATATGAAGGTTAATGTTGATGATCTAATTGAGCAAATTGAAGAAATAATGGTGGACGTTTATAGCTCTATAAAATCATTATTAGGCAATAACTATTGATCATACATATCAAATATATTTAAAAAGAATAATTCCTCATATATTTTTCTAATATTTTTAAAAAAGTTAGTAATGAAAATAAAAAACAGGAGTCAAGTTAAAATAAGTCTTATTTATGGGTAAGACTTATTGGAAGTATAATAACGACTCCTAAAAGATCATCTTTTTTTACAGTTCCATCATTTGCTGCCACAAATGTAGTGTAATCTGCATGGCGATCCATAGATATTGGTAAATGTGTTTCTTCACCAACAGCAATAGGGTGGCCTAAATGGTGAGCAGCATATGCACACATATAGATAATGTGGTTACCTGGAATAGAAATCTTGTTTATTTTAATTGGTGTAACATCCCCAGATTTAATATCTATATCCTCATCCGCAATGATTGCTCGGAGGTTGCCAGAAATGGTTCCAATATTAAAATCAACTAATTCTGACTCATATTGTTCCATCTCTTTTTTGACTTCACCTAGTCTGGTTAATATTCTAACCATTACTCCATCTCCATGGATTTTTTAATCATTTTTAAACGCACGAAGTTTTCCCTTTCCATTTCTTCGAGTCTCATTTCAATATATTTGACGGTGTTTTCCAGCTTCGGAATGATAATATGTTCCAATGCATTAACCCGCCTTTTAGTAGACTCAATCTCACCTGCTAAGAGGATAATTGTTTTTTCTATCTCTCCCAGTTCAATGATGAGGGCAATGGACTCTTCAAACTTCTTAGCTGCTTCATCCAGTTTAACAGAAGTGTCAGCAAAACTGTAGCCCCTATCAACCACAGTTCTTTCAGTAGATTTAGCATCAATTACTGGTACTACTACACCCATTACACTTCGAGAATCTATATCTACTTCAATAGATTCTTTTACTGACATGGCAGCTTTATTAACTGCTAAGTCACCCATAATGACTTGAGCTGCAGTTAAATCTTCAAAAGCTTCTTTGAGCTTTTCTTCCACATTTTCACGGGACCCTTTCACCCTTTCTAAGATGTTGAAGAACTCCATAATCAGAGCATTTCGCTTTTCCTTTAAAAGGCTGTAACCTTTAACTGCAAGCTTTTCTCTTTCTTTTAATTTAAGGAGTTCCATCCTTGTAGGGTTAATCCCTTCAATCATTTCTTGTGCCATTTTATCCCTCTAAAAAAATAGAGAAGGGTTCATTCTTCGTAATTAGGAAGGTACTTAGGTATGTGCTCTTCCCTAACCCTTTTGAGTTCTGCACGAGGTAGTAAACTTAGAAGTTCCCAACCTAAATCAAGAGTTTCTTGAATGGATCTGTCTTCGTCACGAGTCTGAGTAATGAATTGTTTTTCAAATTCATCAGCAAACTTCAGGAACTTTTGATCCCTTTCAGTGAGTGCTTCTTCTCCCACTACTGCCATTAAATCTCTCAAGTCACGACCTTCTGCATATGCAGAATAAAGCTGATCAGAAACTCCACTGTGGTCTTCCCTAGTTTGTCCTTCTCCAATACCCCCACTCATTAACCGAGATAGTGATGGAAGCACATCTACTGGAGGGTAAATACCTTTACGGTGTAAGTCCCTTGAGAGTACGATTTGTCCTTCGGTAATGTAACCAGTTAGATCTGGAATTGGGTGAGTAATATCGTCTTGAGGCATAACAAGAATTGGCATCTGAGTAATAGATCCTTCTTTTCCAACTATACGCCCAGCCCGTTCATATAAACTGGCTAAATCAGTGTACATGTATCCAGGATAACCTCTTCTTCCAGGTACTTCTTCACGTGCTGCAGAAATCTCCCGTAATGCTTCACAGTAGTTAGTTAAATCAGTTAATATAACCAGTACGTGCATGTCATGCTCGAAAGCTAAATATTCTGCGGTGGTTAATGCCATACGAGGAGTAATAATCCTTTCAATTGCAGGGTCATCTGCAAGGTTCATGAATACTGTAACCTTTTCTAGCGCACCAGTTCTCTCGAAATCTCTCATAAAGTAGTTTGCTTCTTCGTGAGTAATACTCATAGCTGCGAATATTACTGCAAAGTCTCCACCTTCTTCATCTTTAGATAATACTTTAGCTTGTCTTGAGATTTGAGCTGCAAGTTCATTGTGAGGTAAACCAGATCCTGAGAATATAGGTAATTTTTGTCCTCTTACCAGAGTATTCATTCCATCAATAGTGGATATACCTGTTTCAATGAATTCTGCAGGGAATTCTCTGGCAGAAGGGTTCATAGGGTTACCATTGATGTCCAGTTCTTTTTCAGGTATGATTTCTGGCCCACCATCTATAGGTTTACCAGTACCATTGAAAATACGACCCATCATATCCAAAGAAACCCCAATTTTTGCGGTTTCTCCAGTGAATCTAATTTTAGTAGTAGCAGTGTTCAAGTCACTGGTTCCTTCAAAAACCTGTACAACAGCCAGATCTTCTTTAACTTCTAGAACCTGTCCTCTTCGGTGTTCACCAGTAGGTGTTTCGATTTCAACGATTTCATTGTAAGCTACACCTTCTACTCCTTCAACCATCATTAAAGGACCGGCTACTTCAGTAACTGTGGTGTATTCCCGAGTTTTTATATTTGAGTTCATTTTTACACCTCACCACATTGTTTGATAATTTCATCCTGAATTTCCTTGACTTTTGTCTCGAATTCTTCTTCAGGAATGTATTTCATACGTCCAATTTCTTCTTTAACTGGAACATTGATGATATCGGCAGAAGGAGCCCCTCTCTCTAAAGCAGCAGTTGCTTGATGCTGGTACAATATAATAGTTTTCAGCATTTGGAATTGTTTATTTGGTGGACAATAGGTGTCTACTTCATGGTAAGCGTTTTGCTGCAGGAAGTCCTCCCTAATCATACGGGTGGTTTCTAAAGTGATTCTTTCCCGGTCAGGTAATGCATCTGGCCCTACTAATTGCACAATCTCTTGAAGTTCAGATTCTTTCTGTAAAAGAACCATAGCTTCATCCCGGGTAGCTCTCCATTCGTCTCCTACACTTCCAGCCCACCAGCCCTGGACACTGTCAACATATAATGAGTAACTTTGTAGCCAGTCAATGGATGGAAAGTGACGTTTATCTGCTAAAGATGCATCCAAAGCCCAGAATACTTTACATATTCTAAGGGTGTTTTGAGTAACTGGTTCAGATAAATCCCCTCCTGGAGGAGATACTGCACCTACAACAGAAACAGAGGAAACTTTTTCTTCAGTTCCTACAGTGGTTACTCGACCAGCTCGTTCATAGAATTGAGCTAATCTTGAGGCTAAGTATGCAGGATATCCTTCTTCACCAGGCATTTCTTCAAGTCGACCAGAAATTTCCCTCATAGCTTCTGCCCATCTAGAAGTGGAATCAGCCATTAATGCCACATCATATCCTTGATCACGGAAATATTCTGCAATGGTAATACCAGTATATACACAAGCTTCCCTTGCTGCTACCGGCATGTTTGAAGTGTTAGCAATTAGTACTGTTCTGTCCATGAGAGGTTTACCAGTTTTTGGGTCTTCCAGTTCTGGGAACTCTTTAAGTACCTCAGTCATCTCATTTCCTCTCTCACCACAACCAACATAAACAATAATGTCTGCGTCAGCCCATTTAGCTAATTGTTGTTGGGTAACAGTTTTTCCAGATCCAAATGGTCCTGGGATTGCAGCAGTTCCACCCTTAGCTACAGGGAAGAAAGTATCTTGAGCTCTTTGGCCAGTTACTAATGGTATATCCGGGTCAAGTTTTGCTTTGTATGGCCGTCCTTTTCTTACAGGCCATTTTTGCATCATCTGAACTTTTTCTACTCCAGAATCAGTTTCAATTTCTGCGATGTCTTCCACCACAGTATATTCACCATCAGCTACAATGGATTTTAAGGTTCCAGATAGTGTTGGTGGGACCATAATCTTTTGGACTACGGATGAAGTTTCCTGAACTTCCCCAATGACATCTCCACCTTGAACCTTTTGGCCAGCCTGAGCAAGTGGAGAGAATTTCCATTTTTTATCTTTTGAAAGTGATGGAACATCTACTCCTCTTTCAATGTAGTCACCGGTGAGCATTTTAATATTTACCAGAGGTCTCTGGATTCCGTCAAAAATAGAACCAATAATACCAGGACCTAGTTCTACAGATAATGGCCCTCCAGTACTTTCTACTACTTCTCCAGGTTGCATACCTGCAGTTTCTTCATAAACCTGAATGGTTGCAGTGTCGCCTTCGAGCTCGATAATTTCTCCAATGAGCTTGTCGTTACCGACCTTAACCATTTCATACATTTGGGTTCCTCTCATCCCGTCTGCGATGATAACAGGACCCGCGATTTTAATTATTTTTCCTTCAGTAATCATTTTACCATCTCAACCCCAATTACTCGCTTGATAAGATCCCTCATCGGGTCAACGGCCCTTTCAGACGGGCCTGATTTATCTGGAATTTCAATTATCATGGGTAATGCACTTGATTTAGTGAATCCTTCAATAACGTCTCTTAACTCGTCACCTATTTTTTCTGTGGTTATAATAATGGAAATTTGTTCCTTTATTAAATTTCGAAGAGTTGTTTCAGCCTCTTCAGGCGTTTCAACAACATATCCTTCTTTTATACCGCCCAGCTTAAATCCAGTTACTGTGTCAACATCAGCAACAACTGCAATAGATGATTTCATACTAACATCTCCTTAATCATAGAAACAGGAAAACCAGCTTCCCTTTTTCCCCGGGCTATAACTTTTAAATTCCGGATTTCAACTTCTTTTCGGCTTAAAAATCCAATCATTGGACCTACACCAAATGGTTTTTTAAGGGATAATGTTTTTGCCATTTTTGTTAAGTATGCATCAAGAGCTTTTTCAAAAGGTGCTATGGAACCAGTAGCATTGTAATCTGAGAGAGCATCTGCCAGCCTAGGGGCATAATCAGTGCCTTCTAAACCACTAATCACTCCACTTACATCTTCAGATTCCATCAAGTCTTTTAATTTCCAATCTCTTATTTGATAACCATCAGATATCATGTAATCACTGATATCATCATATTTAAGACCATCTGCTTTAGAACGGAGTATTAGCTTTAGATTAGCAACATCCACCTTAGATCCAAAGTAAGAATGTAAAATACTGCTATTTTCATCAGCAGGATTAGCGGCGGCTCTTAATAAATTTTCTAAATAATACTTATCTAAAGCAGCTTCTAATGGTAAAATCATCCCTGTTTTTTCATAGGCAGGTAATGCATCTTCCAATATTGAAGCATAATCAGTGCCTTCTAAACCAGTAATGACATCAGTAACCGTATTAGCATCTGCTAAACGTTCCATATTTTCACTTAATTCCCCGAAAGGAATTAAAAGATTGGCAGTTTGTTCAGCATTTAGACCTACTTCTTTAGCAGTGAGCATACTTTTAATATTCCGAATATCCCATTTTTGAAGTTGTACTTTGAAAACGTCTTTGATGTCACCAGGAGCTATCCGCGCTATTAAATCATAAGTTTCAGCAAGTTGAGTGTCCAATGCTTTTTCTAAGGGATATTGATCCACAAATTTAGCATATTCTGGAAATCCTCTCAGATAGTTTTTGAGTTCTTCAACATCATCAGTTTCAATAATCTCAGAAATTTGTTTTTCTGTGAATAAACGGCCGATTCTAGCCCTTACTCTTGCATTGGGATATGCATAGGGGAACATATCTAATACCGGACGTATTGTAACAATAACTACAATTGCACCGATTATTGCTCCTGCCAGGAGTAAAAGTCCAATGAATGATTCTATTGAGGGGAATCCCAGTGAAGTTACTATGGTAGTAATGCTTTCAGCCATATTCTTTCTCCCCTATTAATTAAATAGAACCTTGGCAACCTCTGAACGTAGGTTTTTCTTGAACCTTAACATTCTGGCCTCGATGGTATTATTAACCTCGATTTGTCCGTTTTTAGTTTTTAATACAGCTCCTCCGATAGTTTCAACATTTTCACCAATTTCTAGTGTAGTTGATGCACCCGTAGATGATTCCACATCAGATTGGATTTTACCGAGGGAGTCCTTTATCTTATCTACATCTTCAGATTTGATGTGAACTGTCAAATCTCCGCCGCCTATTTCTACTGCGGCTTCTTTAATAATTTCAGCTAAAGATTGTTTATATTCATCAGAAGAAGTATCGGCAATCTTTTTAAGTTCTTCCATTGCCTCTTTAAATGCTTCTTCTATTAGTTCTTCTCTAGCCTCCAGTTGTGCCCTGCGTGCATTCATTTTAGATTCAGAGATAATTTGCTGATATTTCATACTGGACTGCTTTTTAGCATCTTCCAATATTTTTTCCTTTTCCACCAGTGCCTTTTGTTGGCCGTCATCTAAAATAGATGCGGCCTCACTTTCGGCTTTTTGGATAATTTCATCAGCTTCTCTTTGAGCATCGGACAATATACTGGAGACAATTTTATCTGCCCCAGAGCTCATTAATTATTCCTCCTATCCCAGGATTCCGCCGAATACCATGAGTAATATGGCAATCAAGAAACCGTAAATAGCCTGAGTTTCAGGTAACGCGGAGAAAATAATACCCCGAGCAAACATGTCTGGATCTTCAACAACAGAACCAACAGAGGATGCAGCTGTAATACCTTGACCCATACCGGATCCTAAACCAGCAAATCCAATTGCTGCACCAGCACCTACTGCCACTAATCCAGAAGTTACAGCAAGGCCTTCTCCACCACCAAGTAATCCAGAGAATACTAATAACAATATTGCAATCAAGAAACCGTAAATAGCCTGAGTTTCAGGTAACGCGGAGAAAATAATACCCCGAGCAAACATGTCTGTGTCCTCTGCTACAGCACCTACACTTCCTGCTGCTGCAATACCTTGTCCTAATCCTGATCCTAAACCAGCAAATCCCACTGCTACACCAGCACCTATTGCTGCTAAAGCTGTTCCTAAAGCTACTTCAACCATATTTTTACCTCCTTACTTTCGTAAAGCTTCTTTCAGCACGAAAAGCCTCAAATTTTGTTTTACCACCCATATAAAATTGGGCAAAGAATTCTACATAATGCAAACGAAGTGAATTAATAAATGCACCTAAACTTTGGAAAGCCAAGTTTGCAATGTGGCCTCCAACAAATATTATTGGTGCTAAAATGATTCCAATAATCGGTATCATTTCTATACTCAAACCAGTTAATATATTCACAGTCATGGCTATTCCCCCTGTGGATAAACACAGAGCTAGAAGCCGGGCATAAGATAGTAAGTTACCCAGGAATCCAGAAACATCCATAAGACCAAACAGTCCATTGAAATATAAAAGCATAGCCAGTGCAATTAATACAACTGGTCCTCCTACAAATATTCCTCCTAATAAATAGAGAACAATACCTGCTTCTAATATTAACCACACTATCTGGGTACCCAGAGCAGAGCTCATATCCCCCATTCTAATGTTATTAATAGCACCTAATACTAAACCGAAGTTTATGTGTAAAACACCGACCACTAAAGCCATTATTAGGATATTAGCAGGATTTTTAAATGCATCTATTGCAGGAATTACTGTAGGTAAACTAAGATTAAATAGTGACGGGAACATGTCTCCAACAAAACCATTGGTTGCCATTCCCAAAATAAATGCCCATGCACCACAGGCAATTAAAATAATTCCAAAGTCTCTCATGAACTTATTTACTTTACCAAGTCCAAGGTATAATACAACTCCAATTAATGCATCAATAATACCATAACCCGCATCAGTTAGACAAAAACCGAAGAAAAACGGAAATATAATCGCCATGAATATTGTTGGGTCAATTTCATTGTATTTAAGAGGAGAATACATCTCTACAAAGTTTTCATAAGGTTTTGCAAACCGAGGGTTATCCTGAACTATAGGTACCTCATCAGTATCTGGTTCTTCAGAATCCACTACAGCATGACCTTTAGTAGATTTTTCAATGACTTCTAAAGCTTTTTCCTGTTTTTTAACAGGAACCCAGGCTTCAAACATCACTGTTTTTTTGGTTTCACCAAACGAAGCAAATACCTCATTCCTCTCTTTTTCAATTTCTAATTGTTCTTTTAAGACCAGTAATTCATCTTCCCATTTGCGAGCTACTTCACGCAGTTCTGTAACAACAGATTTTCGCTCATGGGCAATGTTATCCAGTCTATTTTTAGAATTAACAATTAAATCTTTTGGTTTACCAGATAATCCGGATATTTCAAATCTTTCGAATTCCATTTTCCTTAGAATTCCGGCTATCTCATCACCATGCTTGTTTAAGGTTATGACCATGATTATTTTTTCTGTTTTAGCATCAGCATCTGTATCAAATACCACTAATTCATCAGTGGAATCAGATGCAGCTTTCTGGAATTTATCAAATTGTTCCAGAGGCATTTTACCTGCCAATACAGAAATATATTTAGAATTTTCTAAATCTGCAAAGTCAACATCAAAATTAATTAGTTTCTCCGAGACACTCAGTGCAGCTTCGATTTCTGTTTTTTCAGAATCAAAACCAGCTAGCTTATCTTCCAAAACCTTAGTTTGCGACTCTACTTCACCCAGTAATGATTCTGCTCTTTCAATTAGAGCTTCTGAGTCCAGGTCTTCAACTTCTTTTTTATCAAATACCGATGGGTTGATAAAACCTTTTATCATATCTTTGAGCCCTGTATCTTCAGCACCCATAGTACTTAAAAAGTCTGCAATCCCCGAGGTCTTCATTAAAAGAGAAGCTATTTTACCAGTTTGTGGAGTTACTTTTGAAGGTTTTAGAATTTGAGCCCACTCAGCGTCTTGTTGAATACGTTCAGATATATCATGAATCTGTACGATCCCCTCCTCGTGTAAAGAACGAACAGCGGAATCGGCGTACTGATCCAACGTTATTATTTTCAGTTTACGCATCCTCGCTGGTAAGAACATGGTACTCACACACTACAAAATATTTTTAACAATAATATTCGCTGCCTCGGCAACCTTACCACTGGATTTGCTTTTAATTTCTTCTACATCTCCTTTGGCCTGGTTAGATATATGGAGGGCTTCTTTTTTTGCATTTGTTTCTGCATCAAAAATAGTACTTTCAGCTTCTTCTTGAGCTTCTTTCTTAGCCGTTTCCATCATTTCCATGGATTTTGCCTTGGCTTCATCAATCATTTCAGATGATTTTATTTTTGAATCTTCTATTAGCTTATCAGCATCGTTTTCTGCTTTCTTTATCGTAGTAATAGCTTCCGATATCGTTATCATTTGAACCACCATGGTATAGCAAAGTCTATTTACGAGTATATTTATCTTTTACTATTTGATTTTTTATCATGATTTATTATTATCAATTATTTAGTGTTTTTATTGATTTTTATTAACAATCGCCAGAATAATACCATTATAAACAAATATTACTATAAAATAATCATGCGAAAATTGTTCAATCAATTTATTCTTCAAAATTTATATAAGAAATTTTTCTCTCATCAACTCCGTCATAATAAATTTCATCTCCATCAAAAAACTTCCGAAAAGCAGGTTCACGCACCTTTTCCTCATAGACATGAGATATTAAACCTGGCAACCGACCAATCATAAATAATCCAGTCCCAGTTCTCCAATCAAAACCCATATCTGATAAAATACCAGCATTAGCGCCATCAATATTCATACAAACATTTTTCAGATCAGATAAAATATCTTGAATTTCAATTGCCAGTTGAGTATGAGGCCCTACACAACTATGTTTTCGAGCAATTTCAATAAGTTTCTTAGCTCTAGGATCTTCCTTATGATATCTATGGCCAAAACCAGGAATT is part of the Methanobacterium alcaliphilum genome and harbors:
- a CDS encoding DUF61 family protein, with amino-acid sequence MKNNLDRSSRLLKKQVVNLNRHIPRQRKFLADLLKDERPHVVGADGNRHRFKSIELERLSKIIPIGDHNKLKLPIYIELDSNDSGARISGKMEAAIVCEILEKGEDSMELFLYGNEIKKLRNELPTTTQYIFLVR
- a CDS encoding DUF22 domain-containing protein translates to MVRILTRLGEVKKEMEQYESELVDFNIGTISGNLRAIIADEDIDIKSGDVTPIKINKISIPGNHIIYMCAYAAHHLGHPIAVGEETHLPISMDRHADYTTFVAANDGTVKKDDLLGVVIILPISLTHK
- a CDS encoding V-type ATP synthase subunit D yields the protein MAQEMIEGINPTRMELLKLKEREKLAVKGYSLLKEKRNALIMEFFNILERVKGSRENVEEKLKEAFEDLTAAQVIMGDLAVNKAAMSVKESIEVDIDSRSVMGVVVPVIDAKSTERTVVDRGYSFADTSVKLDEAAKKFEESIALIIELGEIEKTIILLAGEIESTKRRVNALEHIIIPKLENTVKYIEMRLEEMERENFVRLKMIKKSMEME
- a CDS encoding ATP synthase subunit B, whose product is MNSNIKTREYTTVTEVAGPLMMVEGVEGVAYNEIVEIETPTGEHRRGQVLEVKEDLAVVQVFEGTSDLNTATTKIRFTGETAKIGVSLDMMGRIFNGTGKPIDGGPEIIPEKELDINGNPMNPSAREFPAEFIETGISTIDGMNTLVRGQKLPIFSGSGLPHNELAAQISRQAKVLSKDEEGGDFAVIFAAMSITHEEANYFMRDFERTGALEKVTVFMNLADDPAIERIITPRMALTTAEYLAFEHDMHVLVILTDLTNYCEALREISAAREEVPGRRGYPGYMYTDLASLYERAGRIVGKEGSITQMPILVMPQDDITHPIPDLTGYITEGQIVLSRDLHRKGIYPPVDVLPSLSRLMSGGIGEGQTREDHSGVSDQLYSAYAEGRDLRDLMAVVGEEALTERDQKFLKFADEFEKQFITQTRDEDRSIQETLDLGWELLSLLPRAELKRVREEHIPKYLPNYEE
- a CDS encoding ATP synthase subunit A, producing the protein MITEGKIIKIAGPVIIADGMRGTQMYEMVKVGNDKLIGEIIELEGDTATIQVYEETAGMQPGEVVESTGGPLSVELGPGIIGSIFDGIQRPLVNIKMLTGDYIERGVDVPSLSKDKKWKFSPLAQAGQKVQGGDVIGEVQETSSVVQKIMVPPTLSGTLKSIVADGEYTVVEDIAEIETDSGVEKVQMMQKWPVRKGRPYKAKLDPDIPLVTGQRAQDTFFPVAKGGTAAIPGPFGSGKTVTQQQLAKWADADIIVYVGCGERGNEMTEVLKEFPELEDPKTGKPLMDRTVLIANTSNMPVAAREACVYTGITIAEYFRDQGYDVALMADSTSRWAEAMREISGRLEEMPGEEGYPAYLASRLAQFYERAGRVTTVGTEEKVSSVSVVGAVSPPGGDLSEPVTQNTLRICKVFWALDASLADKRHFPSIDWLQSYSLYVDSVQGWWAGSVGDEWRATRDEAMVLLQKESELQEIVQLVGPDALPDRERITLETTRMIREDFLQQNAYHEVDTYCPPNKQFQMLKTIILYQHQATAALERGAPSADIINVPVKEEIGRMKYIPEEEFETKVKEIQDEIIKQCGEV
- a CDS encoding V-type ATP synthase subunit F, with the protein product MKSSIAVVADVDTVTGFKLGGIKEGYVVETPEEAETTLRNLIKEQISIIITTEKIGDELRDVIEGFTKSSALPMIIEIPDKSGPSERAVDPMRDLIKRVIGVEMVK
- a CDS encoding V-type ATP synthase subunit C, with the translated sequence MAESITTIVTSLGFPSIESFIGLLLLAGAIIGAIVVIVTIRPVLDMFPYAYPNARVRARIGRLFTEKQISEIIETDDVEELKNYLRGFPEYAKFVDQYPLEKALDTQLAETYDLIARIAPGDIKDVFKVQLQKWDIRNIKSMLTAKEVGLNAEQTANLLIPFGELSENMERLADANTVTDVITGLEGTDYASILEDALPAYEKTGMILPLEAALDKYYLENLLRAAANPADENSSILHSYFGSKVDVANLKLILRSKADGLKYDDISDYMISDGYQIRDWKLKDLMESEDVSGVISGLEGTDYAPRLADALSDYNATGSIAPFEKALDAYLTKMAKTLSLKKPFGVGPMIGFLSRKEVEIRNLKVIARGKREAGFPVSMIKEMLV
- a CDS encoding V-type proton ATPase subunit E, producing the protein MSSGADKIVSSILSDAQREADEIIQKAESEAASILDDGQQKALVEKEKILEDAKKQSSMKYQQIISESKMNARRAQLEAREELIEEAFKEAMEELKKIADTSSDEYKQSLAEIIKEAAVEIGGGDLTVHIKSEDVDKIKDSLGKIQSDVESSTGASTTLEIGENVETIGGAVLKTKNGQIEVNNTIEARMLRFKKNLRSEVAKVLFN
- a CDS encoding V-type ATP synthase subunit K (produces ATP from ADP in the presence of a proton gradient across the membrane; the K subunit is a nonenzymatic component which binds the dimeric form by interacting with the G and E subunits), with translation MVEVALGTALAAIGAGVAVGFAGLGSGLGQGIAAAGSVGAVAEDTDMFARGIIFSALPETQAIYGFLIAILLLVFSGLLGGGEGLAVTSGLVAVGAGAAIGFAGLGSGMGQGITAASSVGSVVEDPDMFARGIIFSALPETQAIYGFLIAILLMVFGGILG
- a CDS encoding V-type ATP synthase subunit I; this encodes MFLPARMRKLKIITLDQYADSAVRSLHEEGIVQIHDISERIQQDAEWAQILKPSKVTPQTGKIASLLMKTSGIADFLSTMGAEDTGLKDMIKGFINPSVFDKKEVEDLDSEALIERAESLLGEVESQTKVLEDKLAGFDSEKTEIEAALSVSEKLINFDVDFADLENSKYISVLAGKMPLEQFDKFQKAASDSTDELVVFDTDADAKTEKIIMVITLNKHGDEIAGILRKMEFERFEISGLSGKPKDLIVNSKNRLDNIAHERKSVVTELREVARKWEDELLVLKEQLEIEKERNEVFASFGETKKTVMFEAWVPVKKQEKALEVIEKSTKGHAVVDSEEPDTDEVPIVQDNPRFAKPYENFVEMYSPLKYNEIDPTIFMAIIFPFFFGFCLTDAGYGIIDALIGVVLYLGLGKVNKFMRDFGIILIACGAWAFILGMATNGFVGDMFPSLFNLSLPTVIPAIDAFKNPANILIMALVVGVLHINFGLVLGAINNIRMGDMSSALGTQIVWLILEAGIVLYLLGGIFVGGPVVLIALAMLLYFNGLFGLMDVSGFLGNLLSYARLLALCLSTGGIAMTVNILTGLSIEMIPIIGIILAPIIFVGGHIANLAFQSLGAFINSLRLHYVEFFAQFYMGGKTKFEAFRAERSFTKVRR
- the ahaH gene encoding ATP synthase archaeal subunit H, which encodes MITISEAITTIKKAENDADKLIEDSKIKSSEMIDEAKAKSMEMMETAKKEAQEEAESTIFDAETNAKKEALHISNQAKGDVEEIKSKSSGKVAEAANIIVKNIL